The Deltaproteobacteria bacterium genome has a window encoding:
- a CDS encoding DUF3106 domain-containing protein, which yields MKWTLLIIAVLFGAAPARAQQSAEDRFRSLPAEKQEELRRRFRELQSLPPAERAELRRNLERLDAMPPGDRRAVLENYRRFEQMTPEERQQILQRWKEFRSLPPEKRADLRQQLRRIMDADPAERRQLLDNMGRWERMTPEQREEMRQRFRERREQRRQERQERRQERQERRQERRQDRRG from the coding sequence GTGAAGTGGACGCTGCTGATCATCGCGGTCCTCTTCGGCGCCGCGCCGGCGCGCGCGCAGCAGAGCGCCGAGGACCGGTTCCGCAGCCTGCCCGCGGAGAAGCAGGAGGAGCTCCGGCGGAGGTTCCGCGAGCTGCAGTCGCTGCCGCCGGCGGAGCGCGCCGAGCTCCGGCGCAATCTCGAGCGACTCGATGCGATGCCGCCGGGGGATCGTCGGGCCGTGCTCGAGAACTACCGCCGGTTCGAGCAGATGACGCCCGAGGAGCGGCAGCAGATCCTGCAGCGGTGGAAGGAATTTCGCAGCCTGCCTCCGGAGAAGCGCGCTGACTTGCGCCAGCAACTCCGGCGGATCATGGACGCCGATCCGGCGGAGCGGCGGCAGCTGCTCGACAACATGGGCCGCTGGGAGCGGATGACGCCGGAGCAGCGCGAGGAGATGCGGCAGCGGTTCCGGGAGCGGAGGGAACAGCGCCGGCAGGAGCGCCAGGAGCGCCGCCAGGAACGTCAGGAACGCCGGCAGGAGCGGCGGCAGGACCGCCGCGGCTAG
- the uvrA gene encoding excinuclease ABC subunit UvrA produces the protein MEPETIFVKGAREHNLKGITLDIPKKKLVVFTGVSGSGKSSLAFDTLYAEGQRRYVESLSAYARQFLGQMEKPHYDVIRGLSPTISIEQKAASNNPRSTVGTITEIHDYLRVLFAAVGKQHCTICGRRVGKQSAQQIAEELSKLPEGTKLTLLAPLIEQRKGEHKEILTDARKRGFARARVDGVIRDLDEDIDLDKKRKHDIAVVVDRLVVKKDDGSRRLIDSVETALKEGKGVLQALTQLPRGGETQSMYSEHLSCPVDGISFPELAPHSFSFNNPLGMCHECNGLGTRPEMDPDLIVPDPSRSIRGGAVEPWTHALEKQGGWTFRMIESLSSSFRVPLDKPWKDLPRDIKDLLLYGSGDETMSIRWSEGGRTGTYKTSFEGIIPMLMRRFKETTSESMRKHYLRYFSDKPCSACKGERLRPESRAVSIGDIGEAPGKSIVQVSRMTIEQAMQFIATLPLEGSDKVVASELLKEIGNRLRFLLDVGLGYLTLDRPGPSLSGGESQRIRLASQMGSELTGVIYILDEPSIGLHQRDNMRLLATLKRLRDLGNSVIVVEHDEETMEEADWIVDFGPGAGELGGEIVASGAPRDVMKAERSVTGAYLVGRRKIEVPSQRRRGSGKSVKLIGAAENNLKDVEVEFPLGCLVAVTGVSGAGKSTLVNGILYPALARAIYGSREAPGAYKALSGIEHLDKVIEIDQKPIGRTPRSNPATYTKVFDCIRDVFARTPEARAYGYEPGRFSFNVKGGRCEACEGDGLKVVEMHFLADVYVPCEVCHGKRFNDATLRVTFKGKNIAEVLDMSVREAMDHFSVHKEIIRILKTLDDVGLGYIKIGQPSPTLSGGEAQRIKLSRELARTDTGRTLYVLDEPTTGLHFEDIKRLLSVLNRLVDAGNTVLVIEHNLDVIKCADWIVDVGPEGGDKGGRIVATGTPEQVAQSKGSYTGQYLGKVLGRGRAA, from the coding sequence ATGGAGCCCGAAACCATCTTCGTCAAGGGAGCCCGAGAGCACAACCTCAAGGGCATCACGCTGGACATCCCCAAGAAGAAGCTGGTGGTCTTCACGGGCGTGTCGGGCAGCGGGAAGAGCTCGCTCGCCTTCGACACGCTGTACGCGGAAGGGCAGCGCCGCTACGTCGAATCGCTCAGCGCCTACGCGCGGCAGTTCCTCGGGCAGATGGAGAAGCCGCACTACGACGTGATCCGCGGGCTGTCGCCCACCATCTCCATCGAGCAGAAGGCCGCCTCCAACAACCCGCGGTCGACGGTGGGCACCATCACCGAGATTCACGACTACCTGCGCGTGCTCTTCGCCGCGGTGGGCAAGCAGCACTGCACCATCTGCGGTCGCCGCGTCGGCAAGCAGAGCGCGCAGCAGATCGCGGAGGAGCTGTCCAAGCTTCCGGAGGGCACGAAGCTGACGCTGCTCGCCCCGCTGATCGAGCAGCGCAAGGGAGAGCACAAGGAAATCCTCACCGATGCGCGCAAGCGCGGGTTCGCCCGGGCCCGCGTCGACGGCGTGATCCGCGACCTCGACGAGGACATCGACCTCGACAAGAAGCGCAAGCACGACATCGCGGTGGTCGTCGACCGGCTGGTGGTGAAGAAGGATGACGGCTCGCGGCGGCTCATCGACTCCGTCGAGACGGCACTGAAGGAAGGCAAGGGGGTCCTCCAGGCGCTCACGCAGCTTCCCCGGGGCGGCGAGACGCAGAGCATGTACAGCGAGCACCTCTCCTGCCCGGTCGACGGCATCAGCTTCCCGGAGCTGGCGCCGCACAGCTTCTCCTTCAACAACCCGCTGGGGATGTGCCACGAGTGCAACGGGCTCGGTACCCGGCCGGAAATGGACCCCGATCTGATCGTTCCCGACCCTTCGCGGAGCATTCGCGGCGGCGCGGTCGAGCCCTGGACGCACGCGCTCGAGAAGCAGGGCGGCTGGACGTTCCGGATGATCGAGTCCCTCTCCAGCTCGTTCCGGGTACCCCTCGACAAGCCCTGGAAGGACCTGCCGCGCGACATCAAGGATCTCCTGCTCTACGGATCCGGCGATGAGACCATGAGCATCCGCTGGAGCGAGGGCGGGCGCACCGGCACCTACAAGACCAGCTTCGAAGGCATCATCCCGATGCTCATGCGCCGGTTCAAGGAGACTACCTCCGAGAGCATGCGCAAGCACTACCTGCGCTACTTCAGCGACAAGCCGTGCAGCGCGTGCAAGGGCGAGCGCCTGCGGCCGGAGAGCCGCGCCGTCAGCATTGGCGACATCGGCGAGGCCCCCGGCAAGAGCATCGTGCAGGTCTCGCGGATGACCATCGAGCAGGCCATGCAGTTCATCGCCACCCTGCCCCTCGAGGGAAGCGACAAGGTGGTGGCCTCCGAGCTGTTGAAGGAGATCGGGAACCGGCTGAGGTTCCTGCTCGACGTCGGACTCGGCTATCTGACGCTGGATCGCCCTGGTCCTTCGCTCTCCGGCGGAGAATCGCAGCGCATCCGGCTCGCCTCGCAGATGGGGTCCGAGCTGACCGGCGTCATCTACATCCTCGACGAGCCGTCCATCGGCCTGCACCAGCGCGACAACATGCGCCTGTTGGCCACGCTCAAGCGGCTGCGGGACCTGGGCAACTCGGTCATCGTCGTCGAGCACGACGAGGAGACCATGGAGGAGGCCGACTGGATCGTCGACTTCGGACCGGGCGCGGGCGAGCTGGGGGGCGAGATTGTCGCTTCCGGAGCGCCGCGCGACGTGATGAAGGCCGAGCGGTCGGTGACTGGCGCGTATCTGGTGGGACGGCGCAAGATCGAGGTCCCGTCGCAGCGTCGGCGCGGGAGCGGCAAGAGCGTGAAGCTGATCGGGGCGGCGGAGAACAACCTGAAGGACGTGGAGGTGGAGTTCCCGCTCGGGTGCCTGGTCGCGGTGACCGGCGTCTCGGGCGCGGGCAAGTCCACGCTCGTGAACGGCATCCTCTACCCTGCCCTGGCGCGGGCCATCTACGGCTCACGCGAGGCGCCGGGCGCCTACAAGGCGCTGAGCGGCATCGAGCATCTCGACAAGGTCATCGAGATCGACCAGAAGCCCATCGGCCGCACGCCCCGGAGCAATCCGGCCACGTACACCAAGGTGTTCGACTGCATCCGCGACGTGTTCGCGCGGACGCCGGAAGCGCGCGCCTACGGCTACGAGCCGGGTCGATTCTCGTTCAACGTCAAGGGCGGACGGTGCGAGGCCTGCGAAGGCGACGGCCTCAAGGTCGTGGAGATGCACTTCCTCGCCGACGTGTACGTGCCCTGCGAGGTGTGCCACGGCAAACGCTTCAACGACGCCACCCTGCGGGTGACGTTCAAGGGCAAGAACATCGCCGAAGTGCTCGACATGAGCGTGCGCGAGGCGATGGACCACTTCTCCGTGCACAAGGAGATCATCCGGATTCTCAAGACGCTGGATGACGTGGGTCTCGGGTACATCAAGATTGGCCAGCCATCCCCAACCCTGAGCGGAGGAGAGGCGCAGCGCATCAAGCTGTCGCGCGAGCTGGCCCGCACCGACACGGGCCGCACGCTCTACGTGCTGGACGAGCCCACCACCGGCCTGCACTTCGAAGACATCAAGAGGCTGCTCAGCGTGCTGAACCGGCTGGTCGATGCGGGCAATACGGTGCTGGTGATCGAGCACAACCTCGACGTGATCAAGTGCGCGGACTGGATCGTCGACGTCGGTCCGGAGGGTGGCGACAAGGGCGGGCGCATCGTGGCGACGGGCACGCCGGAGCAGGTGGCGCAGTCCAAGGGGAGCTATACCGGGCAGTATTTGGGGAAGGTGCTCGGGCGCGGGCGGGCGGCCTAG